The following coding sequences lie in one Melopsittacus undulatus isolate bMelUnd1 chromosome 9, bMelUnd1.mat.Z, whole genome shotgun sequence genomic window:
- the CAMKV gene encoding caM kinase-like vesicle-associated protein has product MPFGCVTLGDKKDYNQPSEVTDRYDLGQVIKTEEFCEIFRAKEKSTGKLYTCKKFLKRDGRKVRKAAKNEIIILKMVKHPNILQLVDVYITRKEYFIFLELATGREVFDWILDQGYYSEKDTSNVIRQVLEAVAYLHSLKIVHRNLKLENLVYYNRLKNSKIVISDFHLAKLENGLIKEPCGTPEYLAPEVVGRQRYGRPVDCWAIGVIMYILLSGNPPFYEETEEEDYENHDKNLFRKILAGDYEFDPPYWDDISQAAKELVTRLMEVEQDQRITAEEAISHEWISGNAASDKNIKDGVCAQIEKNFARAKWKKAVRVTTLMKRLRAPEQAETGPASGSGSGSAPAPARAAGPASLLARAAAAAKENAASAAPSPPPAAAQPETPGTPPAEPTTCNGEGAAAAAEPPSEQTG; this is encoded by the exons ATGCCGTTTGGCTGCGTGACGCTGGGAGACAAGAAAGATTATAACCAGCCGTCCGAGGTGACCGACAGATATGACCTGGGCCAAGTCATCAAAAC GGAAGAGTTCTGTGAGATCTTCCGGGCCAAGGAGAAGTCAACGGGGAAGCTGTACACCTGCAAGAAGTTTCTGAAGCGGGACGGGCGGAAGGTGCGGAAGGCAGCCAAAAACGAAATCATCATCCTCAAAAT GGTGAAGCACCCCAACATCCTGCAGCTGGTGGACGTCTACATCACCCGCAAGGAGTATTTCATCTTCCTGGAGCT GGCCACCGGCCGGGAGGTCTTTGACTGGATCCTGGACCAGGGCTACTACTCGGAGAAGGACACCAGCAATGTCATCCGACAGGTGCTGGAGGCTGTCGCCTACCTGCACTCACTCAAGATCGTCCACAGGAACCTCAAG CTGGAGAACCTGGTGTACTACAACCGCCTGAAGAACTCCAAGATCGTCATCAGCGACTTCCACCTGGCCAAGCTGGAGAACGGGCTCATCAAGGAGCCCTGTGGCACCCCCGAGTACTTGG CTCCAGAGGTGGTGGGGAGGCAGCGGTACGGGCGGCCGGTGGACTGCTGGGCTATCGGTGTCATCATGTACATCCT CCTTTCGGGGAACCCCCCCTTCTATGAGGAGACGGAGGAGGAAGACTATGAGAACCACGACAAGAACCTCTTCCGCAAAATCCTGGCTGGGGACTATGAGTTTGACCCTCCATACTGGGACGACATCTCGCAGGCAG CCAAGGAGCTGGTGACCCGCCTGATGGAGGTGGAGCAGGACCAGCGGATTACGGCAGAGGAGGCCATCTCCCATGAGTG GATCTCCGGCAACGCCGCCTCTGACAAGAACATCAAGGATGGCGTCTGTGCCCAGATCGAGAAGAACTTCGCCCGGGCCAAGTGGAAG AAAGCGGTGCGAGTGACCACGCTCATGAAACGCCTGCGGGCGCCCGAGCAGGCAGAGACGGGCCCGGCCTCGGGTTCGGGCTCGGGCTcggctccggctccggcccGGGCCGCAGGTCCAGCCTCGCTCCTtgcccgcgccgccgccgctgccaaGGAGAACGCGGCCTCCGCTGCTCCCAgcccgccgcccgccgccgcgcAGCCCGAGACCCCCGGCACGCCGCCCGCCGAGCCCACCACGTGTAACGGGGaaggagccgccgccgccgccgagCCCCCCAGCGAGCAGACCGGCTGA